In Paractinoplanes brasiliensis, the following proteins share a genomic window:
- a CDS encoding carbohydrate ABC transporter permease → MTTITKTPSTTALSAGRAPEPRRDLKIATGLSHVALVAWALITAGPLLWVLLASFKSNTEIFLGKPFALPNQFSFETYANAWSDAHIGRYFLNSVFVVLISTAGTMLFGAMAAYVLARYKFPGNRAIYYLFVSGLAFPTFMALAPLFYILKGLGLLGSFTGLILVYIAYSLPFTIFFLAAFFKSLPYEIEEAATVDGASHVRKFFQIMMPMARSGLVSITIFNIVGQWNQYLLPVVIMSGPGADQKLLLTQGIAQISVSAGYQAEWSTLFAALVLTILPMIVVYAVFQRQIQSGLTAGAVK, encoded by the coding sequence ATGACCACCATCACCAAGACCCCGAGCACCACCGCGCTGTCGGCGGGCCGCGCGCCGGAACCCAGGCGCGACCTCAAGATCGCCACCGGCCTCTCGCACGTCGCCCTGGTCGCCTGGGCCCTGATCACGGCCGGCCCGCTGCTGTGGGTCCTGCTGGCGTCGTTCAAGAGCAACACCGAGATCTTCCTGGGCAAGCCGTTCGCGCTGCCCAACCAGTTCTCGTTCGAGACGTACGCCAACGCGTGGAGCGACGCGCACATCGGGCGCTACTTCCTCAACAGCGTCTTCGTCGTGCTGATCAGCACCGCCGGCACCATGCTGTTCGGCGCGATGGCCGCGTACGTGCTGGCCCGCTACAAATTCCCCGGCAACCGCGCCATCTACTACCTGTTCGTCTCGGGCCTGGCGTTCCCGACGTTCATGGCGCTGGCGCCGCTGTTCTACATCCTCAAAGGACTGGGCCTGCTCGGCTCGTTCACCGGGCTGATCCTCGTGTACATCGCGTACTCGCTGCCCTTCACGATCTTCTTCCTGGCCGCCTTCTTCAAGAGCCTCCCGTACGAGATCGAGGAGGCCGCGACCGTCGACGGCGCCTCCCACGTACGCAAGTTCTTCCAGATCATGATGCCGATGGCGCGCTCCGGCCTGGTCAGCATCACGATCTTCAACATCGTCGGCCAGTGGAACCAGTACCTGCTGCCCGTCGTGATCATGAGCGGTCCCGGCGCCGACCAGAAGCTGCTGCTCACCCAGGGCATCGCCCAGATCAGCGTCTCGGCCGGCTACCAGGCGGAATGGTCGACCCTGTTCGCGGCGCTCGTCCTCACGATCCTGCCGATGATCGTCGTGTACGCCGTCTTCCAGCGCCAGATCCAGTCGGGCCTCACCGCCGGCGCGGTGAAGTAG
- a CDS encoding carbohydrate ABC transporter permease yields MSVVDSPATRRPRDPGGPQQNRVPGHAAPKRRKRDSGRTPWLLALPALLLIAGLLGYPLVRMVILSFQNMRLRELLSGRTPPWVGFDQYTRVLTDSVFWSVVGRTVAFTFVSVLVSVLFGLGIALLMRRVSRGVRLFMIVAMMFVWALPQLVAAQIFRWMTDSDFGVVNYLIDLLPGVSYQNHSWFVNPWQGWSVITTLVVWAGIPFLAITLNAGLTQVPKELLEAATVDGATAWQALRNITLPILKPLIMIVTTLSVIWNFGLFTQAWVLRDGHPEPQFQTLATYSYTQAFGQSRYSLGSAIAVITVILMLGVMIFYIRQMFRIGEVD; encoded by the coding sequence ATGTCCGTCGTCGACTCCCCGGCGACCCGACGGCCCCGCGATCCCGGCGGGCCGCAGCAGAACCGGGTCCCCGGTCACGCCGCCCCCAAGCGCCGCAAGCGCGACAGCGGCCGTACCCCGTGGCTGCTCGCCCTGCCCGCTCTCCTGCTGATCGCCGGCCTGCTGGGCTACCCGCTGGTCCGGATGGTCATCCTGTCGTTCCAGAACATGCGGCTGCGCGAGCTGCTCAGCGGCCGTACGCCCCCGTGGGTCGGCTTCGACCAGTACACGCGGGTGCTCACCGACTCCGTGTTCTGGTCGGTGGTCGGGCGCACCGTCGCCTTCACCTTCGTCTCGGTGCTGGTCTCGGTGCTGTTCGGCCTGGGCATCGCGCTGCTGATGCGCCGGGTCAGCCGCGGCGTCCGGCTCTTCATGATCGTCGCCATGATGTTCGTGTGGGCGCTGCCGCAGCTGGTCGCGGCCCAGATCTTCCGGTGGATGACCGACTCCGACTTCGGGGTCGTGAACTACCTGATCGACCTGCTCCCCGGCGTGAGCTACCAGAACCACAGCTGGTTCGTGAACCCGTGGCAGGGCTGGAGCGTCATCACCACGCTGGTGGTCTGGGCCGGCATCCCGTTCCTGGCGATCACGCTCAACGCGGGGCTGACCCAGGTGCCCAAGGAGCTGCTCGAGGCGGCCACGGTGGACGGCGCCACGGCCTGGCAGGCGCTGCGCAACATCACCCTGCCGATCCTCAAGCCGCTCATCATGATCGTCACCACGCTGTCGGTGATCTGGAACTTCGGCCTCTTCACGCAGGCCTGGGTGCTGCGGGACGGCCACCCCGAGCCCCAGTTCCAGACGCTCGCCACGTACTCGTACACGCAGGCCTTCGGCCAGTCGCGCTACAGCCTGGGCTCGGCCATCGCGGTGATCACCGTGATCCTCATGCTCGGCGTCATGATCTTCTATATCCGGCAGATGTTCAGGATCGGAGAGGTGGACTGA
- a CDS encoding extracellular solute-binding protein: MKRKIAAVAAIAATLLGAAACGSNDEDAPTTSASGKVDGTGKTLKVWLMVDAQSAWKNVVDDASKRFTDATGAQVNVEYQQWANHLTKLDATLAGNDVPDVVELGNTEFPKYVFSGAFGAINPADYENSGSWLQGLKGACDFEGQTYCVPYYAGARVLIYRTDLFKKAGISEAPKSYADFLSAADKLQAAEKANSKFGAVYMPGQYWYAAMSWVKSTGGDIAKQEGDKWVGQLSQPASIEGLQRWVDLAKKYSKADPTKNENDQANTFAQGTAAMFYGNAWEQGAAEETKKDPNNPDSPLVPTKVKGKLAAAPMPEVPSFLGGSNLGITEKSQNKQLAAQWIKAFTDSTSMAGLVKANALPNATSLLDKAAADNPAIAPAALAAKNSWFPPNAEKWADVEKSAVLQTMLTDILTGKKSVADGAKWADDQINTTLNES; the protein is encoded by the coding sequence GTGAAGCGCAAGATTGCCGCCGTCGCGGCCATCGCGGCGACACTGCTCGGCGCCGCGGCCTGCGGCTCCAACGACGAGGACGCCCCCACTACTTCGGCTTCCGGCAAGGTCGACGGCACCGGCAAGACCCTCAAGGTCTGGCTGATGGTCGACGCGCAGAGCGCTTGGAAGAACGTCGTCGACGACGCGAGCAAGCGGTTCACCGACGCCACCGGCGCCCAGGTCAACGTCGAGTACCAGCAGTGGGCCAACCACCTCACCAAGCTGGACGCGACCCTGGCGGGCAACGACGTCCCCGACGTCGTGGAGCTGGGCAACACCGAGTTCCCGAAGTACGTCTTCTCGGGCGCGTTCGGCGCGATCAACCCGGCCGACTACGAGAACTCGGGCTCGTGGCTGCAGGGCCTCAAGGGCGCCTGCGACTTCGAGGGCCAGACCTACTGCGTGCCCTACTACGCCGGCGCGCGCGTGCTGATCTACCGCACCGACCTGTTCAAGAAGGCCGGCATCAGCGAGGCCCCCAAGTCGTACGCGGACTTCCTGTCGGCCGCCGACAAGCTGCAGGCCGCCGAGAAGGCCAACAGCAAGTTCGGCGCCGTCTACATGCCGGGCCAGTACTGGTACGCGGCGATGAGCTGGGTCAAGTCGACCGGCGGCGACATCGCGAAGCAGGAGGGCGACAAGTGGGTCGGCCAGCTCTCGCAGCCGGCCTCGATCGAGGGCCTGCAGCGCTGGGTCGACCTGGCCAAGAAGTACTCGAAGGCCGACCCCACCAAGAACGAGAACGACCAGGCCAACACGTTCGCCCAGGGCACCGCGGCCATGTTCTACGGCAACGCCTGGGAGCAGGGCGCGGCCGAGGAGACCAAGAAGGACCCGAACAACCCGGACTCCCCGCTGGTCCCCACCAAGGTGAAGGGCAAGCTGGCCGCCGCGCCGATGCCCGAGGTCCCGTCGTTCCTGGGCGGCTCCAACCTGGGCATCACCGAGAAGAGCCAGAACAAGCAGCTGGCCGCTCAGTGGATCAAGGCGTTCACCGACAGCACCTCGATGGCCGGGCTGGTCAAGGCCAACGCGCTGCCGAACGCGACCTCGCTGCTGGACAAGGCCGCCGCTGACAACCCGGCGATCGCGCCGGCCGCGCTGGCCGCGAAGAACAGCTGGTTCCCGCCGAACGCCGAGAAGTGGGCCGACGTCGAGAAGAGCGCGGTCCTGCAGACCATGCTGACCGACATCCTGACCGGCAAGAAGTCGGTGGCTGACGGCGCCAAGTGGGCCGACGACCAGATCAACACCACGCTCAACGAGAGCTGA
- a CDS encoding aldo/keto reductase, producing MQSRRIGDVTVSAIGLGGMPMSIEGRPDEDRSIRTIHAALDAGVTFIDTADAYHIGADEVGHNESLIARGLATYGGDTSGVLVATKGGHLRPGDGSWTRNGDPAYLKQACEASLKRLGVEAIGLYQFHRPDPSVPYADSVGAIRDLLDAGKIRMAGISNADPRQIREAQEILGGRLVSVQNQFSPSFRSSEPELELCDELGIAFLPWSPLGGIGKASALNGHADKFATVAERHGVSPQRVCLAWHLAKSPMVIPIPGASRPETIQDSAAASELTLTAEDLAELG from the coding sequence ATGCAGAGTCGCCGCATCGGTGACGTGACGGTCAGTGCGATCGGGCTCGGCGGCATGCCGATGTCGATCGAGGGGCGGCCCGACGAAGACCGTTCCATCCGTACGATTCACGCCGCGCTCGACGCCGGTGTGACGTTCATCGACACCGCCGACGCCTATCACATCGGCGCCGACGAGGTCGGGCACAACGAGTCGCTGATCGCCCGCGGCCTGGCCACGTACGGCGGGGACACGTCGGGCGTGCTGGTCGCGACCAAGGGCGGCCACCTGCGCCCCGGCGACGGCAGCTGGACCCGCAACGGCGACCCCGCCTACCTCAAGCAGGCCTGCGAGGCGTCGCTGAAGCGGCTCGGCGTCGAGGCCATCGGGCTCTACCAGTTCCACCGTCCCGACCCGTCGGTGCCGTACGCGGATTCCGTGGGCGCGATCCGGGACCTGCTCGACGCCGGCAAGATCCGCATGGCCGGAATCTCGAACGCCGACCCGCGGCAGATCCGCGAGGCGCAGGAGATCCTCGGCGGCCGGCTCGTGTCGGTGCAGAACCAGTTCTCGCCGTCGTTCCGTTCCTCCGAGCCCGAGCTGGAGCTCTGCGACGAGCTGGGCATCGCGTTCCTGCCGTGGTCGCCGCTGGGCGGCATCGGCAAGGCGTCCGCGCTCAACGGGCACGCCGACAAGTTCGCCACCGTGGCCGAGCGCCACGGGGTGAGCCCGCAGCGGGTCTGCCTGGCCTGGCATCTGGCCAAGTCGCCGATGGTCATCCCGATCCCCGGCGCCAGCCGCCCCGAGACGATCCAGGACTCGGCGGCCGCCTCGGAGCTGACGCTGACCGCGGAAGACCTGGCCGAGCTGGGCTGA
- the ngcE gene encoding N-acetylglucosamine/diacetylchitobiose ABC transporter substrate-binding protein gives MTDIFTKSELDRRTLLRRAAAVGLLATPAVSMLSACVGGSDEGTQDQATGTKSADNPLGIDPKAGVEIVIFNGGLGTKYATDVDTPLFNKKWPEAKVTYSQTEEISTQIQPRINAGNPPDMINNSGSKLMDFGAIVKAGQAADLTDLFAAPSLDIAGKTVAETLVPGAVEQGTYDGKPFAVNYAYTVFGLWYNAALFKKNNWTPPATWAEFTALCDKIKAAGITPFGYAGANASYYMVRALLTSAGKIGTEQVLKDIDNLKEGAWTNDAVKQAAEAWAGIGKNYINKTFLGLRHTEVQLQQNQDKVAFYPCGSWLENEQAKDTPSGFEYAIAPYPSVTASDKLPATAINAAAGEIYFAAAKGKNPQGGKEYLRTMLSKEAALEFTKLTKSLTVVAGASDGVTISPGLTSANDAVAKAGKDVFMGYLFDTWYKKLDDESRAAANDLMFKDYDAAKFCERMEKASQAVAKDSAITKFTRS, from the coding sequence GTGACCGACATATTCACCAAGTCCGAGTTGGACCGCCGTACGCTGCTGCGTCGCGCGGCCGCCGTCGGTCTGCTTGCCACCCCCGCCGTGAGCATGCTCAGCGCGTGTGTCGGCGGTTCCGACGAGGGCACCCAGGACCAGGCCACCGGCACGAAGTCGGCGGACAACCCGCTCGGCATCGACCCCAAGGCCGGCGTCGAGATCGTGATCTTCAACGGCGGTCTGGGCACCAAGTACGCGACCGACGTCGACACGCCGCTGTTCAACAAGAAGTGGCCGGAGGCCAAGGTCACGTACTCGCAGACCGAGGAGATCTCGACGCAGATCCAGCCCCGGATCAACGCCGGCAACCCGCCGGACATGATCAACAACTCGGGCTCGAAGCTGATGGACTTCGGCGCGATCGTGAAGGCGGGCCAGGCGGCCGACCTGACCGACCTGTTCGCGGCGCCGTCGCTGGACATCGCGGGCAAGACGGTGGCCGAGACGCTGGTGCCGGGCGCGGTCGAGCAGGGCACGTACGACGGCAAGCCGTTCGCGGTGAACTACGCGTACACGGTCTTCGGCCTCTGGTACAACGCGGCCCTGTTCAAGAAGAACAACTGGACCCCGCCGGCCACCTGGGCCGAGTTCACCGCGCTGTGCGACAAGATCAAGGCCGCGGGCATCACGCCGTTCGGCTACGCCGGCGCCAACGCGTCGTACTACATGGTCCGCGCCCTGCTCACCAGCGCCGGCAAGATCGGCACCGAGCAGGTCCTCAAGGACATCGACAACCTGAAGGAAGGCGCCTGGACCAACGACGCCGTCAAGCAGGCGGCCGAGGCGTGGGCCGGGATCGGCAAGAACTACATCAACAAGACGTTCCTCGGCCTGCGTCACACCGAGGTCCAGCTCCAGCAGAACCAGGACAAGGTCGCGTTCTACCCCTGCGGCTCCTGGCTCGAGAACGAGCAGGCCAAGGACACCCCGTCCGGTTTCGAGTACGCGATCGCGCCGTACCCGAGCGTCACCGCGTCGGACAAGCTGCCGGCCACCGCCATCAACGCCGCCGCCGGAGAGATCTACTTCGCCGCCGCCAAGGGCAAGAACCCCCAGGGCGGCAAGGAGTACCTGCGCACCATGCTCTCCAAGGAGGCGGCGCTGGAGTTCACGAAGCTCACGAAGTCGCTTACGGTGGTGGCGGGCGCCTCCGACGGCGTCACGATCTCGCCCGGTCTGACCAGCGCCAACGACGCTGTCGCCAAGGCCGGCAAGGACGTCTTCATGGGCTACCTGTTCGACACCTGGTACAAGAAGCTCGACGACGAGTCGCGGGCTGCCGCCAACGATCTGATGTTCAAGGACTACGACGCCGCCAAGTTCTGCGAGCGCATGGAGAAGGCCTCGCAGGCCGTGGCCAAGGACTCTGCCATCACCAAGTTCACCCGCAGCTGA
- a CDS encoding 5-methyltetrahydropteroyltriglutamate--homocysteine S-methyltransferase has protein sequence MSIRETPPFRADHVGSLLRPPALLEARERRATGEIDAEELRATEDAAIRDVVRMQRDVGLRSATDGEFRRTSWHMDFIYRLGGVHPTDEKIQVHFRNAEGEIDFESAALAIDAPIRLTETVFGDDFAFLRSVVDPGVTAKLTIPSPSMVHYRGGRAAIDPAVYPDEDQFWADLSAAYAEQVRRVAELGCRYLQLDDTSLAYLNDPAQRRLLNDRGDDAEHQHLRYIRQINAAIAGRPAGLSVTTHMCRGNFRSSWTAEGGYDFVAEALFSELAVDGFFLEYDDERSGDFAPLRFVPPGKTVVLGLVTTKSGRLESKDTLKRRIDEAARYVPLEQLCLSPQCGFSSTVEGNTLTYDEEVAKLALIVETAAEVWG, from the coding sequence ATGAGCATCCGTGAGACGCCACCGTTCCGGGCCGACCACGTCGGCAGCCTGCTTCGCCCACCCGCCCTGCTCGAGGCGCGCGAGCGCCGCGCCACCGGCGAGATCGACGCCGAGGAGCTGCGCGCCACCGAGGACGCCGCGATCCGCGACGTCGTCCGCATGCAACGCGACGTCGGCCTGCGCTCGGCCACCGACGGCGAGTTCCGCCGCACGTCGTGGCACATGGATTTCATCTACCGCCTCGGCGGCGTCCACCCCACCGACGAAAAGATCCAGGTCCACTTCCGCAACGCCGAGGGCGAGATCGACTTCGAGTCGGCGGCGCTGGCCATCGACGCGCCGATCCGCCTCACCGAGACCGTGTTCGGCGACGACTTCGCGTTCCTGCGGTCCGTCGTGGACCCGGGCGTGACGGCGAAACTGACCATCCCGTCGCCCAGCATGGTCCATTACCGCGGCGGCCGGGCGGCAATCGATCCGGCCGTCTACCCCGACGAGGACCAGTTCTGGGCCGACCTCAGCGCCGCCTACGCCGAACAGGTGCGGCGGGTGGCCGAGCTGGGCTGTCGTTACCTGCAGCTCGACGACACCAGCCTGGCCTATCTCAACGATCCCGCGCAGCGCCGCCTGCTCAACGACCGCGGTGACGACGCCGAGCACCAGCATCTGCGCTACATCCGTCAGATCAACGCCGCGATCGCCGGCCGCCCGGCAGGCCTCTCCGTCACCACCCACATGTGCCGGGGCAACTTCCGCTCGTCGTGGACGGCCGAGGGCGGCTACGACTTCGTGGCCGAGGCGCTCTTCAGCGAACTGGCCGTCGACGGCTTCTTCCTGGAGTACGACGACGAGCGCTCGGGCGACTTCGCTCCCCTGCGTTTCGTGCCACCCGGCAAAACCGTCGTGCTCGGCCTCGTCACCACCAAGAGCGGCCGGCTCGAATCGAAGGACACCCTCAAGCGCCGCATCGACGAGGCAGCCCGCTACGTGCCGCTGGAGCAGCTCTGCCTCTCACCCCAGTGCGGCTTCTCCTCCACAGTGGAGGGCAACACCCTGACCTACGACGAGGAGGTCGCCAAGCTCGCCCTGATCGTCGAGACAGCCGCGGAGGTGTGGGGCTGA
- a CDS encoding carbohydrate ABC transporter permease, with translation MVAPAAGPAPASTAPLRRRRAKTDDGVITVGRSRSGTIAANTAGIVFGVIMLFPVYWVLNTAFKPADEVLALEPGFWPSNPTFDNFVSAFKAPLFLKDMLNGVIVTLLAVAGALVVGFLGALSIARFSFYGRKAIILVVLVVQLIPFLSLLIPLFLMLQSADLTNSLIGVSITYLVLILPYTVWTLRGFISGIPRELDEAAMIDGCTRAQVFWRIILPLTGPGLVATSVYGFIQAWNEFIIINTLNSPDKQNLMAWLLQNQTTRGTAWGPLMAGAIITSIPVVIFFLIIQRNIATGLTAGAVKG, from the coding sequence ATGGTCGCCCCCGCAGCGGGTCCCGCCCCCGCCTCCACCGCCCCGCTCCGGCGCCGCCGGGCCAAGACCGACGACGGTGTCATCACCGTCGGGCGCAGCCGGTCCGGCACGATCGCGGCCAACACCGCCGGGATCGTCTTCGGCGTCATCATGCTGTTCCCGGTCTACTGGGTGCTGAACACGGCGTTCAAACCGGCCGACGAGGTGCTCGCGCTGGAGCCCGGGTTCTGGCCCAGCAACCCGACGTTCGACAACTTCGTCTCCGCCTTCAAGGCCCCGCTGTTCCTCAAGGACATGCTGAACGGCGTCATCGTCACGCTCCTGGCGGTGGCCGGCGCCCTGGTGGTGGGCTTCCTCGGGGCGTTGTCGATCGCGCGGTTCTCGTTCTACGGCCGCAAGGCGATCATCCTGGTCGTCCTGGTGGTTCAGCTCATCCCGTTCCTGTCGTTGCTCATCCCGCTCTTCCTCATGCTGCAGAGCGCGGATTTGACCAACAGTTTGATCGGTGTGAGCATCACGTACCTCGTGCTGATCTTGCCCTACACCGTCTGGACGTTGCGCGGCTTCATCTCCGGCATCCCCCGGGAGCTCGACGAAGCCGCCATGATCGACGGCTGCACACGGGCGCAGGTGTTCTGGCGCATCATCCTGCCGCTGACCGGTCCCGGTCTGGTCGCCACGAGCGTCTACGGGTTCATCCAGGCCTGGAACGAGTTCATCATCATCAACACGCTGAACAGCCCGGACAAGCAGAATCTGATGGCCTGGCTGCTGCAGAACCAGACAACGCGCGGTACCGCCTGGGGGCCCCTCATGGCCGGTGCGATCATCACCTCGATCCCGGTGGTGATCTTCTTCCTGATCATTCAGCGCAACATCGCTACCGGCCTCACCGCCGGCGCGGTCAAGGGATGA
- a CDS encoding carbohydrate ABC transporter permease: MRHGKYPFIIGFLVVPVALYVTFVVWAYIQAFYLSVYEWSGLGPVENFVGLGNFRKMWDDTLFWQSIKHNVFLLIFLPLITVVLALIFAFLLNVGGGHKGGVTRGVWGSKVYRIIFFFPQLLALAIVAVIFGRVFGPDKSGMINGLFPDSWSPWLFLADERYAMGCLLVVLVWQAVGFYVVLFSAGMGNIPTEVYEAAAIDGASRMTLFFRITIPLLWNTVQVAWVYLGIAAFDAFALVNIMTVDRGGPDGATSVLSLMIYRNAFEFSQAGYASALGVVLFFLTLTFAWVTLSATRRESVEA, from the coding sequence ATGCGGCACGGCAAGTATCCCTTCATCATCGGCTTCCTTGTCGTGCCGGTGGCGCTCTACGTGACATTCGTCGTGTGGGCGTACATCCAGGCGTTCTACCTGTCGGTCTACGAATGGTCGGGGCTCGGGCCGGTCGAGAACTTCGTCGGCCTGGGCAACTTCCGCAAGATGTGGGACGACACCCTGTTCTGGCAGTCGATCAAGCACAACGTGTTCCTGCTGATCTTCCTGCCGCTCATCACGGTCGTCCTCGCCCTGATCTTCGCGTTCCTGCTGAACGTGGGCGGCGGGCACAAGGGCGGGGTGACCCGGGGCGTCTGGGGCTCCAAGGTCTACCGGATCATCTTCTTCTTCCCGCAGCTGCTGGCGCTGGCCATCGTCGCCGTGATCTTCGGCCGGGTGTTCGGGCCGGACAAGAGCGGCATGATCAACGGCCTGTTCCCGGACTCGTGGTCGCCCTGGCTGTTCCTGGCCGACGAGCGCTACGCCATGGGCTGCCTGCTGGTCGTGCTGGTCTGGCAGGCGGTCGGCTTCTACGTCGTGCTGTTCTCGGCCGGCATGGGCAACATCCCCACCGAGGTGTACGAGGCGGCCGCGATCGACGGCGCCAGCCGGATGACCCTGTTCTTCCGGATCACCATCCCGCTGCTCTGGAACACGGTGCAGGTCGCCTGGGTCTACCTCGGCATCGCCGCCTTCGACGCGTTCGCCCTGGTCAACATCATGACCGTGGACCGCGGCGGCCCCGACGGCGCGACCTCGGTGCTCAGCCTCATGATCTATCGCAACGCCTTCGAGTTCTCGCAGGCCGGTTACGCATCCGCCCTCGGTGTGGTGCTCTTCTTCCTGACCCTGACTTTCGCCTGGGTGACCCTCTCGGCCACCCGCCGCGAATCCGTCGAAGCCTGA
- a CDS encoding bifunctional 3'-5' exonuclease/DNA polymerase, which yields MLTAVAVDADGRGGRLQDLHADGTAAGEVRPVDDLAGAIAEREAADQPRWVWAATAEVYPALLRSGVRVARCHDLELTEALLMGHAGWWGSPKALPAARARLRGLPVPADPPPRVAEPPGHAQGALFETAAAPPGPYGFDVLEAVGEVYRDQLRRVGETEHPGRFRMLVAAESAGALVGAEMGHAGLPWRADLHDQLLRELLGAPQPVGPPRRLAELTAEINAAFGARGLHPDSPAEVVRAFARSGVDIPNTRAWVLRRVEHPAVKPLLEYKELYRIWTAHGWSWCDAWVIDGRFRPEYVPGGVVSGRWATRGGGALQVPKAVRRAVVADPGWTFVVADAGQLEPRVLAAISGDRRLAAAAAAGDLYAALAADSFDGDRAKAKIALLGAMYGQTGGAAIPALAVLRKSYPTAFEFVEQAARVGEAGGLVRSWLGRTCPPSSGAWRDAGLDPPEETGTAEPQGGATGRARGRFTRNFVVQATAAEWALVLLATLRTALAGTRAEMVLFVHDEVVVHCPAEQAGEVVAAVHRCAEQAGRLLFGDTTVRFPLDVSVVGAYADAK from the coding sequence GTGCTCACGGCGGTGGCGGTTGATGCGGACGGGCGAGGTGGTCGTCTGCAGGATCTGCATGCCGACGGCACCGCGGCGGGGGAGGTCCGGCCGGTGGATGACCTGGCCGGCGCCATCGCGGAAAGGGAGGCTGCCGATCAGCCCCGCTGGGTCTGGGCGGCCACCGCAGAGGTCTATCCGGCCCTGCTCAGGAGCGGCGTGCGGGTGGCCCGCTGCCACGACCTCGAGCTCACCGAGGCGCTGCTGATGGGGCATGCGGGGTGGTGGGGCTCGCCCAAGGCGTTGCCGGCCGCCCGCGCCCGGCTGAGGGGGCTTCCGGTGCCGGCCGATCCGCCGCCCCGGGTGGCCGAGCCTCCGGGTCACGCGCAGGGGGCGCTGTTCGAGACCGCCGCCGCGCCCCCGGGGCCGTACGGGTTCGATGTGCTCGAGGCCGTGGGTGAGGTCTACCGCGATCAGCTGCGGCGGGTCGGCGAGACCGAGCATCCGGGCCGGTTCCGCATGCTCGTGGCGGCCGAGTCGGCGGGGGCGCTCGTCGGGGCCGAGATGGGGCATGCCGGGCTGCCGTGGCGGGCCGACCTGCACGACCAGCTGCTGCGGGAGCTGCTGGGGGCGCCTCAGCCGGTGGGGCCGCCGCGCCGGCTCGCCGAGCTGACGGCCGAGATCAACGCCGCCTTCGGCGCCCGGGGGCTGCATCCGGATTCGCCGGCCGAGGTGGTGCGGGCGTTCGCGCGCTCGGGCGTCGACATCCCCAACACCCGGGCCTGGGTGCTGCGCCGGGTCGAGCACCCGGCGGTCAAGCCGCTGCTGGAGTACAAGGAGCTTTACCGCATCTGGACGGCGCACGGCTGGTCGTGGTGCGACGCCTGGGTCATCGACGGGCGCTTCCGCCCCGAGTACGTGCCGGGCGGTGTCGTCTCGGGGCGCTGGGCCACCCGTGGGGGCGGCGCGCTGCAGGTGCCCAAGGCCGTGCGCCGGGCCGTGGTCGCCGACCCGGGCTGGACGTTCGTGGTGGCCGACGCGGGGCAGCTCGAACCGCGGGTGCTGGCCGCGATCTCCGGTGACCGCCGGTTGGCCGCCGCGGCCGCCGCCGGTGACCTGTATGCCGCGCTGGCCGCCGACTCGTTCGACGGCGACCGCGCCAAGGCCAAGATCGCGCTGCTCGGTGCGATGTACGGACAGACCGGCGGGGCCGCGATCCCGGCGCTCGCCGTGCTGCGCAAGAGCTACCCGACGGCGTTCGAGTTCGTCGAGCAGGCCGCCCGGGTGGGTGAGGCGGGTGGGCTGGTCCGGTCGTGGCTGGGGCGCACCTGCCCGCCCTCGTCGGGGGCCTGGCGCGACGCGGGGCTCGACCCGCCGGAGGAGACGGGCACGGCCGAGCCGCAGGGCGGGGCGACGGGGCGGGCCCGGGGCCGGTTCACCCGCAACTTCGTGGTGCAGGCGACCGCCGCCGAGTGGGCCCTGGTGCTGCTCGCCACGCTGCGTACGGCGTTGGCGGGCACCCGGGCCGAAATGGTCCTGTTCGTGCACGACGAGGTGGTGGTGCACTGCCCGGCCGAGCAGGCCGGCGAGGTCGTCGCGGCCGTGCACCGGTGCGCCGAGCAGGCCGGGCGGCTGCTGTTCGGCGACACGACGGTGCGCTTCCCGCTCGACGTCTCAGTAGTTGGCGCTTACGCGGATGCGAAGTGA